A section of the Babylonia areolata isolate BAREFJ2019XMU chromosome 1, ASM4173473v1, whole genome shotgun sequence genome encodes:
- the LOC143286624 gene encoding uncharacterized protein LOC143286624, translating into METGLLMVLTTTFIHLSSCTLYTQRSDQRLIFSPMATVTFNKHRDHVFGQCIMKCKMTSGCVSVNVRRDSVTSALTCELLSVYLHEVPRSLTSAPGWSFIQEDSPWALAFRVTNGIGTRFWNILIDDGHYGDTDEMRSCIIPSSALPCQGHFRSYIIDRWTNIDQVRVRLYTDGSVANELIFDGRNSTRLSWFTRTRLLASPWTDLSKATIFSATGGSSGYRRFYVALNKSCSLDTGWMLVMDYANIDVICDWAQLPPFKPPLIVYSNTSTFCNWRQGRVADFMMIHVTFTT; encoded by the exons ATGGAGACTGGACTGCTGATGGTgctgaccaccaccttcatccaccTTTCTTCCTGCACGCTCTACACTCAACGGTCCGACCAGCGTCTGATCTTCAGCCCCATGGCAACCGTGACCTTCAACAAGCACAGAGATCACGTGTTCGGGCAATGCATCATGAAGTGCAAGATGACGTCAGGTTGTGTAAGCGTCAACGTCCGACGGGACAGTGTGACGTCAGCATTGACGTGTGAGCTGCTGAGCGTCTACCTGCACGAGGTGCCACGCAGTCTGACGTCAGCCCCAGGGTGGAGCTTCATACAAGAAG ACTCTCCATGGGCCCTGGCTTTTCGGGTGACGAATGGAATCGGCACGCGTTTCTGGAACATCCTCATTGACGATGGTCACTATGGGGACACTGATGAGATGCGAAGCTGCATAATTCCATCAAGTGCCCTCCCCTGTCAGGGTCATTTTCGAAGCTACATCATAGATCGCTGGACGAACATCGATCAG GTGCGAGTGAGACTGTACACAGATGGATCAGTAGCCAATGAACTGATCTTTGACGGACGGAACAGCACGCGCTTGAGCTGGTTCACACGCACACGTCTGCTGGCTAGTCCCTGGACAGACCTCTCCAAAGCCACTATTTTCTCCGCGACGGG GGGCAGTTCGGGCTACCGACGGTTCTACGTGGCGCTGAATAAATCGTGCAGCCTCGACACTGGATGGATGCTGGTCATGGATTATGCAAACATCGACGTGATCTGTGACTGGGCACAGCTGCCGCCCTTTAAACCACCTCTCATCGTCTACAGCAACACATCCACCTTCTGCAACTGGAGGCAGGGCCGCGTTG CGGACTTCATGATGATTCACGTAACCTTCACAACCTAA
- the LOC143293168 gene encoding uncharacterized protein LOC143293168, protein MEWFTGSSTEGLPHIHDSFPLKPKAVHRRPKPPRPPPSPEHNQPATRTASTQDIGTELLESEFFRLPPVDSGQLTSRSLDGGERGKDPTSFTSYMHRYKACARLKGITTSRVYCSTRMRSTPSQDDLDLSPSRLPHRDPLPTSRVPTSNPHRDRETDPAKTDPFKTTAKIDPNKTDANKTDTNKTDPNKTDPNKTDPTKTDTNKTDTVSGGTEADGVPAELPHLTPPRATDVKGPPDCSVLEKQIEEKLEKDKAQDDGMTHVKQQHSVRATRGRRRRKGGGGRGVSRVQGGGRPLGDIVSPHRLQELLREEDARTLPHIYYRTSLDGQDSSLQDVGMESPP, encoded by the exons ATGGAGTGGTTCACAGGATCCTCCACGGAAGGTCTGCCCCACATCCACGACAGCTTCCCTCTCAAACCCAAAGCTGTACACCGCAGACCCAaaccccctcgtccccctccatccccggagcacaaccagccagccaccagGACAGCCAGCACTCAGGACATCGGCACGGAGCTGCTGGAGTCCGAGTTCTTCAGACTGCCGCCCGTGGATTCTGGTCAGCTGACGTCACGGAGCTTggatggaggggaaaggggaaaagatcCCACTTCCTTCACCAGTTACATGCACAG GTACAAGGCCTGCGCCAGACTGAAGGGCATCACCACCTCCCGGGTGTACTGCTCCACCCGGATGAGGTCCACACCCTCACAGGACGACCttgacctctctccctcccgcttaCCCCACAGGGACCCCCTACCTACCTCACGCgttcccacctccaacccccacagGGATCGCGAGACAGACCCTGCCAAGACAGACCCCTTCAAAACAACTGCCAAGATAGACCCCAACAAGACAGACGCTAATAAGACAGACACCAACAAGACAGACCCTAACAAGACAGACCCTAACAAGACAGACCCCACCAAGACAGACACCAACAAGACAGACACTGTGTCAGGTGGCACGGAAGCGGATGGTGTCCCTGCAGAACTGCCCCACCTCACGCCGCCACGGGCCACGGACGTGAAGGGGCCGCCTGACTGCAGTGTGCTGGAGAAGCAAATTGAAGAGAAGCTGGAGAAAGACAAGGCTCAGGACGACGGCATGACCCACGTCAAGCAGCAGCACAGCGTCCGGGCCACACGGGGCagacggaggaggaaggggggagggggcagaggggtcaGTCGCGTGCAGGGTGGAGGTCGACCTCTGGGAGACATCGTCAGTCCTCACCGTCTTCAGGAGCTGCTGAGGGAGGAGGACGCCCGCACCCTGCCCCACATCTACTACCGCACCTCCCTGGACGGGCAGGACTCTTCGCTCCAAGACGTCGGCATGGAGTCCCCTCCCTGA